In a genomic window of Flavobacterium sp. KACC 22761:
- a CDS encoding aspartyl protease family protein, with the protein MKKLVVFALTISCYINYGQKKSVQESVKAFEQAFQQKDYTSIKNLLASEFTVGVGDSSSNEFYLNSIFKAFPVLDSIQIGKSAKIKNETFVLADFCFKGKEKKPTQIVFNSENKILYVTFFDGLYKVDRNAEVKEVASIPFEIVENGIAIKIKLNKADREFLMLFDTGADGMALNPDSAYKAGVVVTKNKSASVVGGSQQVQYSADNTIYIGDQVLKNQGLVIFPKHGVYDGLFGANLLRNYITSVNFDTMTIDLYNFGDFKYWGKAKPMVFDYKSGLPVVKMNLTFEDKKSVEGNFTFDTGAGYDLIGYGPFNHKNNLEASLKTEYTSVNYSLGKQTKIVGGAIPNIAINGNNFPNVTIALQEYDEANKSWAFADGSLGIDLIKRFNFTIDLLHKTVYLEPNKNFKKMSSFYLGGMNLDFDENQNLIVKRIIDQQNEDLKKVKEGAKVIQINDFEAKDLLNPENLKKLKESKETKDFIIEQGDQSMQISI; encoded by the coding sequence ATGAAAAAGTTAGTTGTATTCGCACTGACAATTTCGTGCTATATCAATTATGGGCAAAAAAAGAGTGTTCAAGAAAGCGTAAAAGCGTTTGAACAAGCTTTTCAGCAAAAAGATTATACGAGCATCAAAAATCTTTTAGCGTCAGAATTTACAGTTGGTGTGGGAGATTCTTCGTCAAACGAATTTTACCTTAACAGTATTTTCAAAGCTTTTCCGGTTTTAGATTCGATTCAAATCGGAAAATCGGCGAAAATCAAAAATGAAACTTTTGTTTTGGCTGATTTTTGTTTCAAAGGGAAAGAGAAAAAGCCAACCCAAATTGTTTTCAATTCAGAGAACAAAATCTTGTATGTGACGTTTTTTGATGGTTTGTACAAAGTCGACAGAAATGCTGAAGTAAAAGAAGTAGCCAGTATTCCGTTTGAAATTGTTGAAAACGGAATTGCCATTAAAATAAAACTAAACAAAGCCGATCGCGAGTTTTTAATGCTTTTTGACACAGGCGCAGACGGAATGGCGTTGAATCCTGATAGCGCATACAAAGCTGGAGTTGTAGTGACGAAAAATAAATCGGCTTCGGTGGTTGGCGGAAGTCAGCAAGTGCAATATTCGGCAGATAATACGATTTACATTGGTGATCAGGTTTTGAAAAATCAAGGTTTGGTCATTTTTCCAAAACACGGCGTTTATGATGGATTATTTGGTGCCAATTTGCTTCGCAATTATATCACATCAGTCAATTTTGATACAATGACAATTGATTTATACAATTTTGGAGATTTTAAGTATTGGGGAAAAGCAAAACCTATGGTTTTTGATTATAAATCGGGACTTCCGGTAGTAAAAATGAATCTGACTTTTGAAGACAAAAAATCAGTCGAAGGCAATTTCACTTTTGATACTGGAGCAGGTTACGATTTAATTGGTTACGGCCCCTTCAATCATAAAAATAATCTCGAAGCAAGTCTAAAAACAGAATATACTTCGGTGAATTATAGTTTAGGAAAACAAACCAAAATTGTCGGTGGCGCGATTCCGAATATTGCCATTAACGGAAATAATTTCCCAAATGTAACCATCGCGCTTCAGGAATATGACGAAGCCAATAAAAGCTGGGCTTTCGCCGATGGTTCTCTGGGAATCGATTTGATCAAACGTTTCAATTTTACCATTGATCTTTTGCATAAAACAGTTTATCTGGAACCCAATAAAAATTTCAAAAAAATGTCCTCTTTCTATTTAGGAGGAATGAATTTAGATTTTGACGAAAATCAAAACCTGATAGTAAAAAGAATTATAGATCAGCAAAATGAAGATTTAAAGAAAGTAAAAGAGGGAGCCAAGGTCATTCAAATCAATGATTTTGAAGCCAAAGATTTATTGAATCCAGAAAATCTTAAAAAGCTAAAAGAGAGTAAAGAAACCAAAGATTTCATCATCGAGCAAGGCGATCAATCGATGCAAATTTCAATTTAA
- a CDS encoding thioredoxin family protein, whose product MKRFFKIASAVLLLASSSIALNAQTNPADDSWELAKKQAQKEKKLIFVDLYFTGCMPCAQMDKDVFPDPKVASVLSADFVTFKSDILKEEIGKKLCMKYGVTGFPTFLFINPNGKVIDIASGFQTVEQFTALLQNAKDLAKKGIFKKYSPQINEKDYPDFYVQAYMANKRNVPFDVIDSYLKSKDATDEVSFVIVTGLRVGKQYDDLFLLSSKKFATDYGKSSVTNHVFTILQRKRKEFEKTNDLKGFQALLAEAKELYTPEEWTKYEGILLKDFGAQKPPVNNPYTLQK is encoded by the coding sequence ATGAAACGTTTTTTTAAAATCGCAAGTGCAGTTTTGCTGCTTGCCAGCTCTTCTATTGCTTTAAATGCACAGACAAATCCAGCTGATGATAGTTGGGAACTAGCTAAAAAACAAGCACAAAAGGAGAAAAAGTTAATTTTTGTCGATTTGTATTTTACGGGCTGTATGCCGTGCGCACAAATGGACAAAGATGTATTTCCAGATCCTAAAGTTGCCAGTGTTTTGAGTGCAGATTTCGTGACTTTCAAATCGGATATTTTGAAAGAGGAAATTGGCAAAAAGTTATGCATGAAATACGGCGTTACTGGTTTTCCAACTTTTTTATTTATAAATCCGAATGGAAAAGTGATTGATATTGCTTCAGGATTTCAAACTGTAGAGCAGTTTACAGCATTGCTTCAAAATGCAAAAGATTTGGCTAAAAAAGGAATTTTTAAAAAATATAGTCCCCAGATCAATGAAAAGGATTACCCAGATTTTTATGTGCAAGCTTATATGGCAAACAAAAGGAATGTGCCTTTTGATGTAATCGATAGCTACTTAAAATCTAAAGACGCTACAGATGAGGTTTCTTTTGTAATTGTTACTGGATTAAGAGTTGGCAAACAATATGATGATCTTTTTCTATTGTCAAGCAAGAAGTTCGCTACAGATTATGGGAAATCAAGTGTTACCAACCACGTATTTACCATTTTGCAACGTAAAAGAAAAGAATTCGAAAAAACGAACGATTTAAAAGGTTTCCAAGCATTGCTTGCTGAGGCAAAAGAATTGTACACACCAGAAGAATGGACCAAATACGAAGGCATTTTATTAAAAGATTTTGGTGCACAAAAGCCACCTGTCAATAATCCTTATACTTTGCAAAAGTAA
- a CDS encoding PKD-like family lipoprotein: MIKKIQIKIALLLLITVANSCVSDEGNYNYTEINTLNVTGIQEEYTVYTGERFKLSPDLNPTKDDGSDPDRYTFQWVALGSARNIISTSKDIDAIIKLPPAKYQVYYLITDKVTGVTWQQKYFTLNVVSAIYEGWMVVGDVDGKARLDMVSIIPNGTTRVITDVLDAAGSALKLSGKAVDVECFGSALSTSTAYGIYVTATETGTARLEPDSFAWTESQNIAYESVGGAFETNFGVDFMKSAAPAENIIYSKGNIYCYVRSNQIRYGLPQNILDIETKPFYAAPFIAENRGTIAGPPIFYDQNNRRFVRYSFSKGNCSAMPPLTGSPTVLDWNNTNCDLVYMTTSNFNSFENFAVLKNVTTGKFHLLRFNTALAQTYYKEILNAPDIDKATKFAVSPDSGYLFYAVGGKLYEYDNGTQSAKLMLDKGSEEITYLDCNARANKLYTKKLIVGSYGTTGKLELFTVPPVNGNLVLDYSYSGLCKIVDVAYRTR; the protein is encoded by the coding sequence ATGATTAAAAAGATACAAATAAAAATCGCTTTACTGCTTTTGATTACTGTGGCAAATAGTTGTGTAAGTGATGAGGGAAATTATAATTATACTGAGATCAATACTTTAAATGTAACGGGAATACAAGAAGAGTATACCGTTTATACAGGGGAACGTTTTAAGCTTTCTCCAGATTTGAACCCAACCAAAGATGATGGATCAGATCCTGATCGTTATACATTCCAATGGGTGGCGTTAGGTAGCGCCAGAAACATTATAAGTACATCAAAAGATATTGATGCCATAATAAAGTTACCGCCTGCAAAATATCAGGTTTATTATTTAATTACCGATAAAGTTACCGGAGTTACTTGGCAACAGAAGTATTTTACGTTAAATGTAGTTTCGGCTATTTATGAAGGCTGGATGGTAGTTGGTGATGTTGATGGAAAAGCGAGATTAGATATGGTTTCTATAATTCCAAATGGTACTACACGAGTTATTACAGACGTTTTAGATGCTGCAGGCTCGGCTTTAAAATTGAGTGGAAAAGCTGTTGATGTAGAATGTTTTGGATCAGCGCTTTCGACTTCTACCGCTTACGGAATTTATGTTACTGCCACAGAAACAGGCACCGCTCGATTAGAACCAGATTCTTTTGCTTGGACAGAATCTCAAAATATCGCTTATGAAAGTGTTGGCGGAGCTTTTGAAACCAATTTTGGTGTTGATTTTATGAAATCTGCTGCACCAGCAGAAAATATTATTTATAGTAAAGGAAATATTTATTGTTATGTGAGATCAAATCAAATTAGATATGGCTTGCCTCAAAATATTTTAGATATCGAGACAAAACCTTTCTATGCTGCACCTTTTATTGCAGAAAACCGAGGAACAATTGCCGGTCCTCCTATTTTTTATGATCAAAATAATCGTCGTTTTGTCCGTTATAGCTTTTCAAAAGGAAATTGTTCTGCAATGCCTCCGTTAACGGGATCTCCAACTGTTTTAGATTGGAATAATACCAATTGTGATTTGGTATATATGACAACCTCAAACTTTAATTCATTCGAGAATTTTGCAGTTCTGAAGAATGTTACAACTGGAAAATTCCATCTTTTGAGATTTAATACAGCCTTGGCACAGACTTATTATAAAGAAATCCTAAATGCACCAGATATTGATAAAGCCACAAAATTTGCTGTAAGTCCAGATTCTGGTTACTTGTTTTATGCTGTTGGAGGAAAACTATACGAGTATGACAACGGAACTCAGTCTGCAAAATTAATGCTGGACAAAGGCAGTGAAGAAATCACTTATCTGGATTGTAATGCAAGAGCCAATAAATTATATACTAAAAAATTAATCGTTGGAAGCTATGGTACAACGGGCAAATTAGAATTATTTACAGTTCCTCCTGTAAACGGAAATTTAGTACTTGACTATAGTTACTCTGGTTTATGTAAAATTGTTGATGTTGCTTATCGTACTAGATAA
- a CDS encoding RagB/SusD family nutrient uptake outer membrane protein, producing MKKYLNKISFLLIVSFTAVGCSDFLDVVPQDKILESQLYNSEKGVQNVHNGLYLQLASNNLYGKQLTMDAVEILGQQYNMTSYPDKAQISTYAYAEKVAKTTFSNIWETAFTTILSANKFLESIDEHAGVISAEKADMLKGEAIAIRAMLHFDMLRLYGPIYKVAPADPGIPYYDKYAPTNNPILPAKDVIVKVLADLDQALVLLANDPILTTGKYIGSGAFDGNTYYSVNRGNRMNYLAVKCLKARVLLYAGDKTGASTIANEVINFTKSNTLFPWTPFLEATNAANPDRIFFSENFFSISDYTLYTKQKDLFDSSLADDKIYAPLLVRINAVFESNDNDYRSLPSWKIPIVGGKTQKTFYKYEDVTDKTKVFRFQIPMFKLSEMYLIAAETSTVPATGISYLNTLRFNRGLTNLAATAVLTTEVTKEYKKEFIGEGQLFFYYKRINSTAIPNGSATSGNVTMSAVQYVVPMPDSEINFQ from the coding sequence ATGAAAAAGTATTTAAATAAAATTTCATTCCTTCTTATAGTATCTTTTACAGCTGTTGGCTGTAGTGATTTTCTAGACGTGGTACCTCAGGACAAAATCTTAGAATCTCAGTTGTACAATTCGGAGAAAGGAGTTCAGAATGTGCATAATGGTCTTTATCTGCAATTAGCTTCTAATAATCTTTATGGTAAACAGTTGACTATGGATGCAGTTGAGATTTTGGGACAGCAGTATAATATGACTTCATACCCTGATAAAGCGCAGATTTCAACTTATGCTTATGCGGAAAAAGTAGCCAAAACTACATTTTCGAATATTTGGGAAACAGCATTTACAACTATTTTATCAGCTAATAAATTTCTGGAAAGTATAGACGAACATGCTGGAGTAATTTCTGCCGAAAAAGCCGATATGCTAAAAGGTGAGGCGATTGCGATTCGTGCGATGCTTCATTTTGATATGCTTCGTCTATATGGGCCTATCTATAAAGTTGCTCCCGCTGATCCAGGAATACCTTATTATGATAAATATGCACCAACCAATAATCCAATTCTTCCAGCTAAAGATGTAATTGTAAAAGTGCTTGCTGATTTAGATCAGGCTTTAGTTCTTTTAGCAAATGACCCGATTTTGACAACTGGAAAATATATAGGTTCAGGAGCTTTTGATGGCAATACGTATTATTCTGTAAATAGAGGAAATAGAATGAATTATTTGGCAGTAAAATGCTTAAAAGCACGTGTTCTTTTGTATGCTGGCGATAAAACAGGTGCTTCAACAATCGCAAATGAAGTGATAAACTTTACGAAATCAAATACGCTATTTCCTTGGACTCCATTTTTAGAAGCTACAAATGCCGCAAATCCAGATCGTATTTTTTTTTCAGAAAATTTCTTCTCGATTAGTGATTATACTTTATATACCAAACAAAAAGATTTATTCGATTCTAGTTTGGCCGATGATAAAATATATGCTCCGTTATTGGTCAGAATCAATGCCGTTTTTGAATCAAATGATAACGATTATAGAAGTCTTCCAAGCTGGAAAATTCCAATTGTGGGAGGAAAAACGCAGAAAACATTCTACAAATATGAAGATGTTACAGATAAGACTAAAGTGTTTCGTTTTCAGATTCCGATGTTTAAACTTTCAGAAATGTATTTAATCGCAGCTGAAACCTCAACGGTTCCTGCAACTGGAATTTCTTATTTGAACACACTTCGCTTTAACAGAGGTCTGACGAATTTAGCCGCAACAGCAGTTTTAACAACTGAAGTTACTAAAGAATATAAAAAAGAATTTATTGGCGAAGGGCAGTTGTTTTTCTATTACAAAAGAATCAACTCTACGGCAATTCCAAACGGCTCTGCGACTTCTGGAAATGTGACCATGAGCGCTGTTCAATATGTAGTTCCAATGCCGGATTCTGAAATTAACTTTCAATAA
- a CDS encoding DUF4843 domain-containing protein — protein MNKILILSIIFVSFLGFTSCEKEEIATYQDTDNIYFSNALYAPNGISEPVRDSTGFSFSLDKSTITGRIFKIPIRVQGKLSDVDRKVKLTVDPSSTAIEGTHFTLPKEIYLHAGRRVDTVDVPFFRTPDMKTKQYTLVLNLEENEWFTTKMQTKVVNAITKKTMSFIRFKITFDDKLTQPPGWFAAYLGPFTAKKFFLMCELMDLKPEMFAQKLGSPGLTVPDVVYYQNFMKRYLADQKKSGNTIYEEDGTEMYVL, from the coding sequence ATGAATAAGATATTGATTTTAAGTATAATCTTCGTTTCTTTTTTAGGATTTACATCTTGTGAGAAAGAAGAAATTGCAACTTACCAAGACACGGATAATATTTATTTTTCTAATGCTTTGTATGCTCCCAATGGAATTAGTGAACCTGTTCGTGACAGTACAGGATTTAGCTTCAGTTTAGATAAATCAACTATTACAGGAAGAATTTTTAAAATTCCGATTAGGGTTCAGGGAAAATTAAGTGATGTAGATAGAAAAGTAAAACTTACCGTAGATCCATCAAGTACAGCAATTGAAGGGACACATTTTACACTTCCTAAAGAAATTTACCTTCATGCAGGAAGACGAGTTGATACCGTAGATGTTCCCTTTTTTAGAACTCCAGACATGAAAACCAAGCAGTACACCTTGGTTTTGAATCTGGAAGAAAATGAATGGTTTACCACAAAAATGCAAACAAAAGTAGTGAATGCAATTACAAAGAAAACCATGAGTTTTATTCGATTTAAAATAACTTTTGATGACAAATTAACGCAGCCTCCAGGATGGTTTGCAGCTTATTTGGGACCTTTTACTGCCAAAAAATTCTTTTTGATGTGCGAATTAATGGATTTGAAGCCAGAAATGTTTGCACAGAAACTGGGTTCGCCAGGACTTACAGTTCCAGATGTAGTGTATTATCAAAATTTTATGAAACGTTATCTGGCTGATCAGAAGAAATCTGGAAATACGATTTACGAAGAAGATGGTACCGAAATGTACGTTCTATAA
- a CDS encoding TlpA disulfide reductase family protein, whose protein sequence is MKKHIFYFILTFITVQMSFAANLSEYAVIRGTISIPDLKTKEITLYNVEDGKPVVAATAKVNSLGEFGFMTPVSAAGFYYVDYGQMKSRNQLIRLFLEPKLDLNLVINKTNYVLSGKNIGQNALVQKANEIYNEFAPFARLGENVSYVEFYPFIDKGIAKADEFSKSIKTKDANFNKLLKLAVATDVEELTYTFFRMPRSVFPDKDDRPAVIKTWMTDKKFTDPDLLKLANGVSLMTNYFFYVSINGGEKPKRLDLTESITHITDSALKDAYLREEVATSRMKIEEYEKIAPSIKPFMISDASKAFLLEYEKVLHKNVGQKGLDFTYNDINDKPVSFSDFKGKFVYIDLWATWCGPCKAEIPHMKKIEEDYHGKNIVFVSLSLDKPKDAQKWKDFVTKEQLKGIQLMADKDFGSDVAKNYDVNAIPRFLLFDTKGNIINADAFRPSNPELRVQLDKLLKG, encoded by the coding sequence ATGAAAAAACACATTTTTTATTTCATTTTGACCTTCATCACGGTTCAAATGAGTTTTGCTGCAAACCTTTCAGAATATGCAGTTATTAGAGGAACAATCTCGATTCCAGATTTAAAAACAAAAGAAATTACGCTTTACAATGTTGAAGATGGAAAGCCAGTCGTTGCTGCTACCGCAAAAGTTAATTCGCTGGGGGAATTCGGCTTTATGACACCAGTTTCAGCTGCTGGCTTTTATTATGTAGATTACGGTCAAATGAAAAGTAGAAACCAATTAATTCGTTTGTTTTTAGAACCTAAACTAGACTTAAATCTGGTAATCAATAAAACAAATTACGTTTTAAGCGGAAAGAATATCGGACAAAATGCTTTGGTGCAAAAAGCAAACGAAATCTACAACGAATTTGCGCCTTTTGCACGTTTGGGTGAAAATGTATCGTATGTAGAATTTTATCCGTTTATTGATAAAGGTATTGCCAAAGCAGATGAATTTTCGAAATCAATTAAAACAAAAGATGCGAATTTCAATAAATTATTAAAATTGGCTGTAGCGACAGATGTTGAAGAACTTACTTATACTTTTTTTAGAATGCCAAGATCTGTGTTTCCAGACAAAGACGATCGTCCAGCAGTAATTAAAACTTGGATGACAGACAAGAAATTTACAGATCCAGATTTGTTAAAATTAGCGAATGGAGTTTCTTTGATGACAAATTATTTTTTCTATGTAAGCATTAATGGTGGTGAGAAACCAAAGCGTTTGGATTTAACAGAATCAATTACTCATATTACAGATTCAGCTTTAAAGGATGCATATCTTCGTGAAGAAGTGGCAACTTCAAGAATGAAAATTGAAGAATACGAAAAAATTGCGCCGAGCATTAAACCTTTTATGATTTCTGACGCGAGTAAAGCATTTTTATTAGAATACGAAAAAGTCCTTCATAAAAATGTGGGGCAAAAAGGATTGGATTTTACTTATAATGACATAAACGATAAACCTGTTTCTTTTTCAGATTTCAAAGGGAAATTTGTGTACATTGATTTATGGGCAACTTGGTGCGGGCCTTGTAAAGCAGAGATTCCACACATGAAAAAAATCGAGGAAGATTATCACGGAAAAAATATTGTTTTTGTAAGCCTTTCATTGGATAAACCAAAAGACGCTCAAAAATGGAAAGACTTTGTTACAAAAGAACAATTAAAAGGAATTCAGTTAATGGCTGATAAAGATTTTGGTTCTGATGTAGCTAAAAATTACGATGTAAATGCGATTCCGAGATTTTTATTGTTTGACACAAAAGGAAACATCATCAATGCCGATGCGTTTCGTCCGTCAAATCCAGAATTAAGAGTGCAGTTGGATAAATTATTGAAAGGTTAA
- a CDS encoding SusC/RagA family TonB-linked outer membrane protein: MRTFIFLFCTAIFGFSPANLFSQNTKIVIATDKTVTVDEVFDIIKQQTDYTFIYQEDLFKKLPKVHLKKGKIKVNDLLEASFPSKNFNFSFTNGNIILVKEIPAEKVVVLQSKSIEIKGIVTNDKNEPLPGVNIIVKGTKTAVQTDFDGRYTITAPEDGQILFTYVGHRAQIVEVNKRKVINVKLQEERKELEGVVVNTGVTVRKKELITGAVTTFRGEELRQISTQNAVQALKTLDPSFIVVNNNIAGSNPNILPTIEVRGQTSLTANQVDSQFRDDPNQPLFILDGFPTTLQQVVDLDINRIASITLLKDAASTALYGSRSANGVVVIETNKPLPGQLQFNYVYNSSYEVADLSVYHLMNAEQKLEFERLSGVYTTSNPASEFDFKVQKEYQRRLAGVRSGIDTYWLNEPIQMGITSGHSLNFGGGSDEFRFNIAGNYKKLTGTMKGTEHNTWGYNTTLTYRKNKLSINNQFFVSGGDNQESPYGSFETWAKVSPYYPKYNKDGVITRYLDGSSFPLEQKNIVVNQAANPLYNVFLGSYDKSNAFNFTNNFAINYDINPHLKTTGALSVSRNSTISTVFVSPDDTRYISNIATEKGSYFKNEAITDKWNANLGATYSNVFGNVHSFNYTIRASASETTNNAFSTTLRGFPLGVEGNPAFAFGYEANGKPQVYTQLIRNVDLTNQINYAYDRKYLFDFTQTMSGATNFGTNKKYSPYWGVGLGWNINNEFKMNENIVNILKLRGNIGQTGNQNLLGFASYDVYTYNINTNVFGPGLAVSQLANPNLEPQRTKDLSVGLDLGMFRNRLTATLGAYKRKTSPQIVAINLAASTGVNSYPLNVGYLDTEGIEWKVNYNFIYNLQKNFIWGVGIMGASGGNKLGGFNNALSSLNDAAQKTSSLTRYYDGASSNDLWAVPSLGIDPATGREVFLKKNGQSTFTLDKKDEVVMGNSRETATGVVSTNVTYKGFSFGLFVRYSFGAERFNTALYNKVENISKQSIFENQDVRAFTDRWTTPGQEAQFKAIGLTNETPISSRFIQKDDYIAGESIRLGYRVTDRAWLKRAGLTGLGLNVFANEFFLLSSIKAERGIDYPFSRIYSLSLNLSF, translated from the coding sequence ATGAGAACTTTTATATTCTTGTTTTGTACTGCAATTTTTGGTTTTTCTCCCGCAAATTTATTTTCACAAAACACAAAAATTGTAATTGCAACCGATAAAACGGTAACTGTTGATGAAGTTTTTGACATTATCAAACAACAAACAGACTACACTTTTATTTATCAGGAAGATTTATTCAAGAAATTGCCAAAAGTACATTTGAAAAAGGGTAAAATCAAGGTAAATGATTTACTGGAAGCCAGTTTTCCAAGCAAAAATTTCAATTTCAGCTTTACGAATGGAAATATAATTTTAGTAAAAGAAATACCAGCTGAGAAAGTTGTAGTACTGCAATCCAAATCTATTGAAATCAAAGGTATCGTTACCAATGATAAAAATGAACCGCTTCCGGGCGTAAACATAATTGTAAAAGGTACAAAAACAGCCGTTCAAACTGATTTTGACGGAAGGTATACTATTACAGCTCCAGAAGATGGACAGATTTTATTTACTTATGTTGGCCATCGAGCACAAATTGTTGAGGTTAATAAGAGAAAAGTAATCAACGTTAAACTTCAGGAAGAACGAAAAGAACTTGAAGGGGTTGTGGTAAATACTGGAGTTACAGTTCGTAAAAAAGAATTGATAACTGGTGCGGTAACGACTTTTAGAGGAGAAGAATTAAGACAAATTTCGACTCAAAATGCAGTTCAGGCTTTAAAAACACTAGATCCATCTTTTATTGTTGTCAATAACAATATTGCAGGTTCGAACCCGAATATTCTGCCAACAATCGAGGTGAGAGGGCAGACAAGTTTAACAGCCAATCAAGTTGACAGCCAATTTAGGGACGATCCAAATCAACCGTTGTTTATTTTGGACGGATTTCCAACAACTTTGCAGCAAGTTGTCGATTTAGATATCAACAGAATTGCGAGCATCACTTTATTAAAAGACGCCGCTTCAACGGCATTGTACGGTTCTCGTTCTGCGAACGGTGTTGTAGTTATCGAAACTAATAAACCTCTGCCTGGACAATTGCAGTTCAATTATGTTTATAATTCTTCTTATGAAGTAGCAGATTTAAGTGTTTATCATTTAATGAATGCTGAACAAAAACTTGAGTTTGAGAGACTTTCTGGAGTATATACTACTTCTAATCCTGCTTCTGAATTTGACTTTAAAGTACAAAAAGAATATCAAAGACGTTTAGCAGGTGTGCGTAGCGGAATTGATACATATTGGTTAAATGAGCCAATCCAAATGGGGATTACATCTGGACACAGTTTGAATTTTGGTGGAGGAAGTGATGAATTCAGATTTAATATCGCAGGCAATTATAAAAAGCTTACAGGAACTATGAAAGGAACTGAGCATAATACCTGGGGATATAATACAACATTAACTTACCGCAAAAATAAATTGAGTATTAATAATCAATTTTTTGTTTCTGGAGGAGATAATCAAGAATCTCCTTATGGTTCTTTTGAAACTTGGGCAAAAGTAAGTCCGTATTATCCAAAATATAATAAAGACGGAGTTATAACACGCTATTTGGACGGTTCTTCATTTCCATTGGAGCAAAAAAATATTGTGGTAAATCAAGCAGCAAATCCGCTTTACAATGTTTTCTTGGGAAGTTATGATAAATCAAATGCCTTCAATTTTACCAATAACTTTGCTATTAATTATGACATAAATCCGCATCTTAAAACGACGGGAGCTTTATCGGTATCTAGAAACAGTACAATTTCAACTGTTTTTGTATCACCAGACGATACTAGATATATTAGCAATATTGCGACGGAAAAAGGATCATATTTCAAAAATGAGGCAATTACTGATAAATGGAATGCTAATTTGGGAGCTACTTATTCTAATGTTTTTGGAAATGTGCATTCTTTCAATTACACTATTAGAGCTTCTGCATCAGAAACCACAAATAATGCTTTTAGTACCACTTTGAGAGGATTTCCATTGGGTGTTGAAGGAAACCCAGCATTTGCTTTTGGATATGAGGCAAACGGAAAACCTCAAGTATATACTCAATTAATTCGAAACGTTGATTTAACCAATCAAATCAACTATGCTTACGACAGGAAATATTTGTTTGATTTTACACAGACAATGTCGGGAGCAACCAATTTTGGAACCAACAAAAAATATTCTCCATATTGGGGCGTAGGTTTGGGATGGAATATCAACAATGAGTTCAAAATGAATGAAAACATTGTCAATATTTTAAAACTTCGTGGAAACATAGGGCAGACAGGAAACCAAAATTTATTAGGCTTTGCTTCTTATGATGTTTATACTTATAATATTAATACTAATGTTTTTGGCCCAGGATTAGCCGTTTCTCAATTGGCAAATCCAAATTTAGAACCACAAAGAACCAAAGATTTATCTGTTGGATTAGATTTGGGGATGTTCAGAAACAGACTGACAGCAACATTAGGTGCTTACAAACGTAAAACTTCTCCACAAATTGTTGCTATAAACTTAGCGGCTTCAACAGGAGTAAATTCATATCCGTTAAATGTTGGTTATTTAGATACAGAAGGTATCGAGTGGAAAGTGAACTACAACTTTATTTATAATCTTCAAAAGAATTTTATCTGGGGCGTTGGTATAATGGGAGCTTCAGGCGGTAATAAATTAGGTGGTTTCAATAATGCGCTTTCTTCTTTAAATGACGCTGCTCAAAAAACATCAAGTCTTACTCGTTATTATGATGGAGCGAGCAGCAACGATCTTTGGGCTGTTCCTTCATTAGGAATCGATCCTGCAACAGGTAGAGAAGTTTTCTTGAAGAAAAATGGACAATCGACTTTTACATTAGACAAAAAAGATGAGGTTGTAATGGGGAATTCGAGAGAGACTGCTACAGGAGTTGTTTCTACAAACGTGACGTATAAGGGCTTTAGCTTCGGATTATTTGTACGATACAGTTTTGGCGCAGAGCGATTCAATACAGCATTATACAACAAAGTAGAGAATATTTCTAAGCAAAGTATTTTTGAAAATCAAGATGTTAGAGCTTTTACAGATCGTTGGACAACACCAGGACAAGAAGCACAATTCAAAGCTATTGGTTTAACAAATGAAACCCCAATATCCTCTCGTTTTATTCAAAAAGACGATTATATCGCAGGAGAGTCGATTCGTTTAGGATATCGAGTAACCGATAGAGCTTGGCTAAAAAGAGCAGGACTAACAGGATTAGGACTTAATGTATTCGCAAATGAATTTTTCTTATTGTCTTCTATCAAAGCAGAACGAGGTATCGATTATCCTTTTTCAAGAATTTATTCACTTAGTTTAAACTTATCATTTTAA